ATGTGGACGGATTTCATACAAATCATTTTCTAATTCACCGCCACAAGTATTATTGTCATGCAAAATGAAGCACCATTCTAGAACAGTGGATCCTGTCCGTGTTGGAAATAGAAATTATGagagaagaaaaaagaattatagaaggaaaaatatggaagaggagaaataactctatgtggaagaggagtagatgaaaatagaaaactcaacttgttcaTTCATGGAAAAGAAATAcgtatttataggcttattggataagcactaatatgagataatcatgataatttttttttttaaattctatctccacgaacTCTTATCAAAATTATCAAGTTCTATCTCTATCCTATCTCTAGTCAAGACTTGCCACCTCACCATTCtatctccataaaattttatcaacaacttttatctaaaaatcaagtttaatttCCAACAGTCCGTTGAATTACATCGATTGATTTCGCTTCGTTCAGTCTCATTCCCGGCCTTTGTCCCGGGATATGGTATAACGGTAAGAGCATTCGGTTATCTTCTAATTAAATATTCATGATTCAATCCTCAGTTAGGatatacttataaaaaaaaatttctccaaatgAGATTTACAATTAAGAGATATTTGACTTTTAGACCGTTCATCGTATGTATTTCTCGATTTATCTGGATGATCAAAAAAAAAACTCCTGTAAAATCGGATCGGTCATTCCAAACTTatctagtttaattaattatttttattattcacaACATTGACgtttattttgtttctttcaaTTATTATTTTCCAGTTCAATTATTCGTCCTCCATTTCATTTTTTTATCAACCGGTGGGCAGTTTCTGTAATTTGTCACGTATCATAATTATTGGAGcataagattaattaatatgGGATTTTATACTTTTTTTATATCAATATGGGATTTTATAAGTCTTATCTTGTTAATTGTCGGCGGTCTTTGGTGTACATTATTGGTAGAAGTTGTTTCCTTTTTCAATTCTTTATCAGTAAGTGATCTCACGTTTTTCCCATGTTAATTATTTATCAGTAAATGGTCCTTCCATTTCAATTGTTTTTGAAGTTGCCGcgtttaattatattatatttgatTATATTACCCATTATCAAATATATCCTAATTAATATAATTGAGCATCCAAGGAGTTTAGCTAAGTTATGATCTGATTCCTCTATAAATACACGATCGATCGATGTTGCATACAAACtataacagaaaaaaaaaaaaacattttctctATCTTATTGTTGAGATATAGAATTAAGCATGGCGACCAACGTGTTTGGGAATCCCGTGACGGACGACACGGTGAGACTAATTTTTCCGAATATCACTGAAATCACCGCCCGACACAGAGCAGAAGTGGCTTTGCAGTATATGAACGCAGAGGAGAAAGCGACGAACGTGAGTCGGTTTGTGCACAATCTGAAGGAGGCTTACGGTACGGGAACCTCGACGCTTGGCATGATTTACAATGCCACCGGAGGTAACCTATCATTCGTTCTCAATCACACTTGGGAAGGTGCTGTCTGGCGATCCCCTTACCCTCAAGTCATTCAAAATGGGCAATGGGCTGGATTTCTTCACGTCCGCGGTAGGCTCATGGGTCCTTCCAAAGAAGCTATTGTGTACAGAGGGGTGAACAACGACGGAGCCGGCCGTGATTGGATGCTGGCTTGGAACACATCCCGCATGAATTATCAGAATCGcgtgagtatatatatatatatataagcgataaattttcaactaattaaGATTAATATTCATTCTTAATGTTCGTTAATGCAGGTGTACGCTGAAATCCATACGGCCGGTGGTTTTGGTTCGGCGAACTGGAACGCCATTGATAGTAAGATGGATAGTCAAACGAATAATTACTCTACCACCGCGCTCGGAGGCTTCGCCAGTGCGTCGATTGGCGCAGGCAGTTCACCGGAATTTGTTGGAATCTTGTCCCTGGAAGGTTTGGGATCCAATTTTATGGCGATGGCCAGTGATGTTAGCGTCGTCTCGCAGTCGCTTGATTCCAAGTATGTGGATGATGTTGATGAAGCCGATGATGAAGCTCCTGCTGAATAATGAAGCTACCACCTTGTGGCTGGCTGGCTGGCTGGCTGATTACAAGCACTACTATATtcctaagaaaataaaataataagaatgATAATAATCATGAAGCACTCGAGCAGTactgttaattaattaattaagtgtgTTGTGTTTGGAAGGAGATGATACTGTTGTGTGTATCCGAATAATTAACATGCTTCTTCTTGTTGCATGTACCTTTCGATTCTTATATTAGTAAAATGAAAACTCCTCCGATCCTCTGATCTGTGTGAATTTTTTCAATGGGCAGTATTAAATTggtcaattttcaaaaaaaaaaaaaaaattctttctaagATATTTTGCTTAATCAAGCTAAATATGTAAGTTTAattacattataaatttaataaacaaaaactatataaattaatctgcaagttttaattaattacttgctACCATGCATGTTGTTTAGGCTAACGAACCGTACCTGATAAAAGTAATTAAGAAAATTATATATACACTCCCTTTAATTTCTAGATTAAGGCAATGGATAATTAAAGACTGTTTCATTTCTATGTGTTTTATATATGTAACGTTTATTACATCTCAATCTATGATATATGTTTGAAATGATTAAGGATATTAGAAAGGCTTATGAATGCTTAATAATGTTTCATGTAAGAATTAGGCCGGAGTCATACTTGGTATCAGATATAGCTAGCTTTTGCGTCGATTTAATGTCAATATGCCAAAGGGTCTTCTGAACGTAACTGAAAGGGACGATTTTTCAACGTAGTAAAAATATGACCTATgatagtttaatttaagttttggctcCATATATAGGATTGTTCACGAGGCTTGAAAGTATCGGAAAACCATAACGTAGCATCTCGAAACGACCCGAAACGAAAGACGAAAAATCGAGGCAACAACAAATTAAAGGTCGAGAACTCTTCCTACATGACCAAGTATGGAGTTCTATCAATATTTAACTTTAGGTTCAATTCCAAATGTTGGGTTCATTATTTAAAATATGAGTAAGAATTCGATGTAGTAATCATATTATGTGATACGGCGTGTCACGAACGAACTCAGATATGacgtgacagtcaaagtcaagatgaagAGACAATATAATCAAAGTCAAGATGAGATGACGGTCCAAGTCAATAGGAGATGACGGTCCAAGGTCACTCTTAACAGGGCATGACTCCTCGCCCAATGCTAAGGCCCTCAGAACAAGGACATCCGACCCAACGACCGATCAGACCAAAAAGACCTAGTCAAGGACGGAGCCAGGGGGCATGGCGGTGGCCGCCCCCTCCTCAATTTTTAAGTATAAGAAGTGTATAAGGTATAGGAATAAGGAATGCAAGAGAGGCAAATGGGAGGCAACAACATATATGGCCACCTCCCCTCAATATAAACACATATATTTCGCCCCCTCGATATAAAATTTCTGGTTCCGTCCCTGGACCTAGTGCTCCCCATTTGTATTAAGACACCTACTATATATTCTACTAGCCATCATCCGATCAGATTTAAGGATAACCGGTCTACCATAAGCCCGGTCGTCTATACAACAGACCGGATTTAGAGGACCTAGCTTCCCACTCAGTATGTCTTTCAACATATGGTTGGTGGACCCGACGGCTACCCAAACTTATGGATCTTCTTATATACCAATTCTACCTCACGAGTCGGTCAAGAATAAATTGCATAAAGGCGGTCCAGCATAATTTCAGGCGGGCACatagctgattgcgaagcagctCTCCACCATGCTCTCCGTCATAACAGTCGGTCCAGAATATCCCAGGTGGATTTACATAACTTGGCATTCTTTTCTCCCAATTATATGTGGGGAAGACTGGGCAAACCGGGCAGCTCTCATTGCATTTCTGACCGGATAAAAGCAAATGACCAGATTTTTGGGGAAAGTTCCCCATCAAAACCAAATATCCCAAGCATATGGTCAATCAATCATAGATCAAACCGGACCTAGGGGACTTTGCTCCACATTATTGCAGTATCAGAATCCTAGTATTACACAATATATATTCACCCGGTTTAATGGTCGGACAAGCCTATTATATTGGGCACTCTGCTCGTACATTACTCTGCTAATATATGACCGGTCGAGCTAAATATCCGACCGAGATATGTTTATAGAGGACAACAGTGTCAGAGAATCACACTAATCTGTTAGAGAATAACAACCGTTTGTTAGAGAATATTTCTCTATTATAACATGAGCATTCAATGGAACTTTCCTCGAAGGTGACTTTACACTCTCCATCGTCTAATACATTATGACAGTATATTCCTTCAATCGACTCATTAATGATGTCAGTTACAAAAAGGGTATACACGGATAATGGAAGATTCCTCGAATGGTGACGAGTGGAGACTGGATAAGAGTGGAGTACTAGCGGTGAAGAGTGCATTTGAATCTTCCAAGAACCGGAGGTGAAGAGTGCATTTGAATCTTCCAAGAACCGGAGGTGAAGAGTAAGAACCGGCGGTGAAGAGTAGAGAAGAAGAGTCGCATTTTAATCTTCATCGAAGCCTTCATATCTCGTAGATtagggctcccaattgattgtCCTTACTCTTAATCGATTGTCACGTAAGAACCGAGTGCATCCATCCGTCCAAACCTCGCAACGactctttttccttttctcccaatcgatcatctgatcgattaaATACTTCTTGATAAGCTTTAGGAAATCTAAAATTTGAAGTTTGAGATTAAAAATTCAACTTTGAAACTAAATCTTCTCCTAAACTCCAAGTTAGTCTCATTTAACCAGTCCTTtcttggtttcatcaagaaaactacccttaaatactTATGCATGCATTTCTAAAAATAGAGGCTCGcggaatcgatcaagtgatcgattgagatACATCTTAATCGATCAATCAATCTTTTAAGATGTAATTTCTGTGAAATGCCCtttaattgattgaccaatcaattcatGTCTTGGTTAATCGAATGCTTGATCAATTGGGATTTCTAATTTTTATATTTCAATTTTCAGACCGAATTTCAGAAATCCACACATAATTCTATGGTcattgaaaaatcataaaatttcatATAGACATTACTTGTACCATA
The genomic region above belongs to Zingiber officinale cultivar Zhangliang chromosome 11A, Zo_v1.1, whole genome shotgun sequence and contains:
- the LOC122031954 gene encoding 23 kDa jasmonate-induced protein-like, with protein sequence MATNVFGNPVTDDTVRLIFPNITEITARHRAEVALQYMNAEEKATNVSRFVHNLKEAYGTGTSTLGMIYNATGGNLSFVLNHTWEGAVWRSPYPQVIQNGQWAGFLHVRGRLMGPSKEAIVYRGVNNDGAGRDWMLAWNTSRMNYQNRVYAEIHTAGGFGSANWNAIDSKMDSQTNNYSTTALGGFASASIGAGSSPEFVGILSLEGLGSNFMAMASDVSVVSQSLDSKYVDDVDEADDEAPAE